The genomic region CGCTGATCCAAACCGGGGGCAGCCCCAGGACGTAACCGGCGAGCCAATTCGCCGCGGAGGCGACTCCGCGGTCGACCCGCTCCTCGGTCCCACCGGGCCACACTTGCATCGACGACGGACGGCGGGCCAGATAGTCCGCCTTTCGTCCCGTCAGCGAGTGCACGCGCACGTCGAAACCGTGGTGCTGGAGGGCGTTGACCAAGGCAGCGCTCCGTAGCGTTCCGCCCGACATGGTCGGGTAGATCTGCAACCCGGACAGGAAGAGCACCTTGGGGCTGGCCCCAGCTGGATCGATCGGCATCATGCGGGAAGAGACAGGTCGTGGGTCTGGCACCACGACAGGAGTACGTAGAGAGCCCAAATACGCGACCAGTACAGGCCTGACCGGCCACCGGCGAAGGAGCGCCAGAGGGTCTGCACCGCTTCCCCGCGCAAGCCGACGCGCCGGGCCAAGCCATCGTCGGCGAACACCGTCTCCATCTGCGGCCGCAATCGCTGGCGTGCCCAGGTGTCGATGGGCAGGACGAAGCCCGACTTTGGTCGATCGAAGATCGCGGGATCGAGCTTGCCCAGCGCCACCTCACGCAGGAGTTGCTTCTTGCGGGGGGGTGAAAACCGGCGGATCGGGTCGACGCGGGCCACGGTCTCGGCGAGGATGTGGTCGAGCAGGGGCACCCGCACCTCGAGGGCAACGGCCATGCTGGCGGCATCGGTATCGCGCAGCAGGCGCTCGCCGACGAAGCTGGAGATCTCCAGCAACGAGATCGAGTGCAGCACGTCGCTTCCCCCAATCCGCTGCCGCCAGGCCGCGGCTACTTCTGGGGGCAAGCCGTGCTGCAGCTGCCCCTGAGCCCGGCGGACCGCGCTGCCCGCCAGGATGCCCTGGGTCTCCCGCGTGAAGAGGGCGTAAGAGACCTGGTAGAGGCCGAGCGCCTCGCGCGCCGCGCGCGCCACATCGGCGACCTTGCCCCAGCGCGTTTGGGGGGGCGCCACCTTGAGGAGGTTCCAGGACATCTCGTTCACGAAACGGGCGCCCAGGGTGACGGTGCTGTCCACGGTGCGCCTGACGATCCCTGCATCGTCGGCGCCCGGCAGCCAGGCGCCCGCCCGCAGCCCCTTGGGAATGTCCACGAAGCTCGCGTAACCGCCGAACATCTCGTCGCCACCGGTACCGGCCAGGGCGACCGTCATCCCCGCGCCGCGGGCAGCGCGGCTGACGAAGTAGGTGTTGATGCCATCAAAAGTGGGCTGGTCTATAGCATTGAAGGCGTCGGGGAGTTGTTCTTGGAAGCTTTGTTCGGTGAGGGTGATGCTGGTGTGCCGGCTGCGGATGCCCTCGGCCACCAGCTGGGCATAGTGCGTCTCGTCATAGGCGGCCGCCTCGAAGCCGATGGTGAAGGTATGCACGGAGTCTGGAACGACCTCGCTGGCCAGAGCAGCCACTGCGCTCGAATCGATGCCGCCGGAGAGGAAGACGCCCAGGGGCACGTCCGCCACGAGCTGCATCTTGACGGTGTTCATAAGTTCTTCGCGCAGTTCGGCCACCGTCGTCTTGCCATCCGCCGACGAGGGCATGTCCCAGTATCGGCGGGCCTTGCGCGAGTTCTGGCGGTGGGTGAGGTCGCCAGCCTCGATGGTCAGGATGGTGGCGGCGGGGAGGAGGTGCACGCCCTCCACAATGGTGTCCGGGCCCACCACGAAGCCGTGCCAGAGGTACGAGGCCACGGCGGCGGGTTCGAGGCGGCGAGGTATGGCGCCGCAGGCAAGGAGGGCCCGCACCTC from Vicinamibacteria bacterium harbors:
- the asnB gene encoding asparagine synthase (glutamine-hydrolyzing), with the translated sequence MCGVAGAIRRILDGREAAARPRSEKIVGFVERISEAQRHRGPDGSGLWESRDREIVFAHRRLAILDLSEAGAQPMVDDDSGCAITFNGEVYNFAEIRRELEAGGEIFRSSCDTEVILKAHKRWGIDAVKRFRGIFALALWDPRARAVHLVRDPLGIKPLYWTIFRDPDTGEEVTLFASEVRALLACGAIPRRLEPAAVASYLWHGFVVGPDTIVEGVHLLPAATILTIEAGDLTHRQNSRKARRYWDMPSSADGKTTVAELREELMNTVKMQLVADVPLGVFLSGGIDSSAVAALASEVVPDSVHTFTIGFEAAAYDETHYAQLVAEGIRSRHTSITLTEQSFQEQLPDAFNAIDQPTFDGINTYFVSRAARGAGMTVALAGTGGDEMFGGYASFVDIPKGLRAGAWLPGADDAGIVRRTVDSTVTLGARFVNEMSWNLLKVAPPQTRWGKVADVARAAREALGLYQVSYALFTRETQGILAGSAVRRAQGQLQHGLPPEVAAAWRQRIGGSDVLHSISLLEISSFVGERLLRDTDAASMAVALEVRVPLLDHILAETVARVDPIRRFSPPRKKQLLREVALGKLDPAIFDRPKSGFVLPIDTWARQRLRPQMETVFADDGLARRVGLRGEAVQTLWRSFAGGRSGLYWSRIWALYVLLSWCQTHDLSLPA